TCGTGCTATCCTCCGTGACGCCGTGGCCCGACATACACTTGCGCATCCGCTCGACCTTGCCCATCTCCTCGTCGCCGCCGGATATGGTGGAGAAATGCTGGAGGATGCCCAGCCTGCCCAGGACGTTGCGTATCGTCTCGCTTGAGTTGGAGGAGACTATAGCCATGCTGCACTTCGAATCCAGCGCCAGGAGCATCTGCGAAACCCCCTCGCAAAGGCTTATCTCCCTGTCTTTGGAGACATTCTGGATGTGCTCCCATATCGTGCACATGTCCTTGGGTTTGAGCCCCCTCTCGATGAGCGCGACTATGATGTTTTCGTCGAAGAGGTCCGACATCTCCTCGTTCGACCAGGGTATATTGTAGCCCAGCTCATTGAGCTTCTTATGGACTTCGACCTCTAGGAATTTCGTCGTGTCGACGAGCACCCCGTCGTAGTCGAAGATGAGGAGCGGCTTGTCCATAGGCCTAGAATTGGTACCTTATCGCGGGGGAGAGCGAGAAGCCGACCGCCGTGTTGTCTCTCACGAAGATGTGGAACCACGCGTCCGCGCCCACGGAGAGTTTCTCGGTCCACTGCCACCAGAAGCCGCCGCCGGGTATGGCGATGTCGGCCGCAAAGCTGTCGCCGTTGATGAGCGCCGGCCCCACGCCCGCCTGAACGTAGAACGACCACCTGGGGTGGCTGTCCAGGTCGAAGACGTAGCGCGCGTACGGCAGAAATGAGAGGATCGCGAAGTCGTCGAACTCGGTGGCCACGTCGATCTGCATGCCGGCCGAGAGCCTCTCGAAGAAGAAGTACTCGCCCTCCACGCCCATGTTCATCATGGGCCCTATGCCCCTGTTGGCCACGGCGAAACCTGGGCCCACGAGCCCCACCCTGAAGTTGCCTTTGCGGCCGTCGACCATCACGTCGGAAGACCTGCGCGCAGCAGGTTTCGGCGAGCCGGCATCCGGCGCCTCTTCGATCGAGGCGTCCTTCTTCTTCGTCGCCACCGCCACCTTGGTGCCGCCCGATTCATAGGCGCCCACCTCGTTCTCCTCGATCCCTCTGGCCTCCGCGAAGAGCGGCATCATGATGGAGACAGCCAATATCATGCATGCGAAGCGTTTCATCTTGTCCCCCTTTGTCCTCAAGCGAACCTCTCGAAAAAATCCACGATAGCCCTGGCCACGTTGTCCTTGTCGTAATCCATGGTCAGCACATGGCGCGAGTTGGGCATGATGATGGTTTCGACTATATCAGATGAGAGATTTTTTTTCACCAGTTCAACGTTCTCCTTCGGGGCCACCGTATCGTTCAGGCCGTGGAGCAGGAGCACCGGGTTTGTGATCTTTGACAGATTCGGCAAGAGCTCCCTCTGCAGGTCGGCGATCTGAAAGACCGCCCTGGACGGGATCGCCGGGAGGGAGAGCTCCTCGTAGCGCTTTTGGCCCTCAGGATCGGCCACGCTCAGGCCAACCTCCTTTGGGATGGATTTCACGGCCCATCGAAGCGGGGTATATCTCACCAGCGGGATGGCCAGCCTCTCGAACCAGCTGAACTTGAGAGGCGTCGCCATCAGCGCCATGGCCCGAACGCCCCAACCCTCGTCGATCGCGAGCTTGAGTCCCAGGAGCGCGCCGAGGGAGGTGCCCGCAAAATAGACCTTTTCGGACTCGCGCCTCAATTCGCCGAACGCCGTGCGCACGGTCTCGTACCATTCCATCCATGTGGATTTTTCCAGGTCCTCCATGGACACGCCGTGCCCGGCGAGGCACGGTGCGGAAACGTAAAAACCCGCACGAAGCAGCGCTTCCTTGAGAGAGAGCGCCGTGCCGGGCGTTCCTGTGAGACCATGTACGACGAGGCAACCGTTCATCCAACATGAGCTATTAACACAGGGTGGCGGCATTGACAATAAACGCTTGAGATGAGCAGATCAAATACATGCTCTCCAGAATCATGTCGCCTGTGGCGCGCGAACTCGGGATGATGGAAAGCGTCCTGTCGGCCGAGTCCGCGTTCGGCGTTCCGGGCGCAGACTCAGTGGCCATGCACGTCTCGGAAAAAGCGGGCAAGAAGATAAGGCCCGCGGTCTTTTTGCTCGCGGCCAGGGCGCTGTCGAACGACGGATTCGAGGCGCGCGCCGCAGAGATGGCAAAGATAGCAGCTGCGATCGAACTCGTGCACACGGCGAGCCTTCTCCACGACGACGTGCTCGACGAGTCCATGACGAGACGCGGCCGGCCCTCCGCGAACGCGCTGTTCGGAAACCGCGCAAGCATCCTCGCCGGAGACCTCCTCTGGTGCAGGGCGTCCGAGATAATAATCAAGACGGAAAACCCGAGACTGCTCACCGAATTCGTTCGCGCGGCGAGGCGCACAACGCTGGGCGAGATGATGGAGGAGAGCTCGCACAACGATCGCGACGCGTATCTCGCGATGGTCGAGGCAAAGACCGGCTCACTCTTCTCCGTCGCAGCGCATTCGGCCGCGATAGTGACCTCCAGCGGCGAAGGCCTCGAGGAAGCACTCTCAGACTACGGCTCCTCCCTGGGAATCGCGTTCCAGATCGCGGACGACGTCATCGATTCCGGGGATGACAAGAATCCCCTCACTGCAAAGGCCGTATTCATGCTCGGCGGAAAAACGGATGCGCTGAAGCTGGCCCTTGAGTTCAGCGAAAGGGCGAAGGGCCGCCTCGCGGGGCTCCCACCCTCCGGCGAGATCGAATCCCTAAGGCTCCTGGCGGATTACGCGGTCTCGAGGGCAAAGCAACTGCACAGTTTTTGATCAACCTGCATCGATTCGCTGCACCTCGAAGAGGTCCCATTCCCCGGCCACAATCGCTTAGCTCAATATTTTCAACGCGTTAATTTTTTGCCGTCTCTTGGCACGGGACTTGCTTTCTCATTCGTCGGCCGAACGATCGATCGCATGAGGCGGAAAAGGAGAGGTTATGAACCAGGGTGGTGCACCGATGGAGGTCTTCAACATCATAGAGGACAAGGAAGGGAAGGCTCGCTGGGTGAAGATCGGGGCTGCCTTCGTGAACAGGGACGGCTCGATCAACGCGCTGCTCGACGTCTTCCCGCGCGACGGGAAGATCCAGATCCGCGAGCGCAAGAAGTTCTCGAAGGACTCCAACGGCGAAAAGGACAGCTGAAGTCAACCGAAGTCAACCTAGGAAAGGAGAAACACAATGATGAGATCCAAGATCGTATCGAAGAAGGTGTGCATGCTGCTGGGGCTCCTGGCGATTCTGGTCATGGCTGGAAACGCCGCTGCGGCGACGCAGGCGACGTCGTTCCCGGTGAACGTCAACACCGCCAGCGTGGAGCAGCTCATGGAGGTGCCCGGCATCGGAACCGCAAAGGCCAACGCGATCGTCGACTATCGCCAGCAGAAGCAGTTCGAGTCCGTAGCCGACCTCGTGAACGTGAAGGGCATAGGCGACAAGCTTCTCGCCAAGATCACGCCCTACGTAACGGTCGGAGGCAAAACCGAGACAGCTAAACCTGGCACGGCGGGAAATTCACTCAACTGAATCCCCCGCATAGAGTCCCGGCACGTCCGCGGCATCCCCCTTGCCGCGGGCGGCGCCGGGAACTCCTTTTAATCTATTTCCCTGATAAAGGCTTTTTGCTATCATCACGTATATGAAGAAAAATGACGACATCCACGTTGCGCTTCGACCCGTGAAGGCCGAGGTGGGGAACCTGCTCACCATGTTCGACTTCTACATGGCGCAGCGGCAGCTGGGTAAACCCATAGACTCACTGGCGGAATCCGTGCGCGACATGCGCATAATCCTGGGAAGGCTCGTGATCGACCACTTCATGAGCCTGGCTGAAAATGAGGGCGAGCCGTTCACCAAGGCGCTCGCCGAGATGCTGGCCGACTCATGCGCGCTGATCGAGGCGAAAGACGGGACAGAAGAAGATTACTGCAACTACTGCATCGAGGAGATGCTGACGCCGTTCGAATACGCGCTCGAGATAAAGAGGGAGTTCTCGGACGACCCGGTGATGCAGAAGATGCTGGCGCTGGACATCCCGATCCTCAGGCCCTTCGACTACGGCCTGCGCGGTAACCTCAAGGTCATCGAAGCCCAGAAGAAAAAACGCGTCCACAGATAACCGACATTCGAAGCTATCCGTACTTGAACGCGCTCTTGCCGATGAACTCCCTCAGTATCGAGTTGCCCGGCACCTCCATCTCGAGCACCGGGGTGAAGAACGAGAAGAAGCGCACGAGGCGCGAGGCCTCCATGAACGACTCGTGGTCGCGCGGGACCTCGGCCAGATACCGCTCAGCATACGGCTTGAGGAGCGAGTGCTCATAGGCGAGGGCGGAGTTGAAGATCACGTCCGCGTTCTCCTGGTACGGGAAGATGTATCTCCATTCGCCGGCGCGCACGGAGTGCCAGCGCGCGATCGTCTCCTCGGCCTTGGTGCCTCGGAACAGCCTGTCGCGCACGAGCCTGCGGCACAGCCTGGTGTCGGTCGTGAATATG
The DNA window shown above is from bacterium and carries:
- a CDS encoding HAD hydrolase-like protein, whose amino-acid sequence is MDKPLLIFDYDGVLVDTTKFLEVEVHKKLNELGYNIPWSNEEMSDLFDENIIVALIERGLKPKDMCTIWEHIQNVSKDREISLCEGVSQMLLALDSKCSMAIVSSNSSETIRNVLGRLGILQHFSTISGGDEEMGKVERMRKCMSGHGVTEDST
- a CDS encoding alpha/beta fold hydrolase — encoded protein: MNGCLVVHGLTGTPGTALSLKEALLRAGFYVSAPCLAGHGVSMEDLEKSTWMEWYETVRTAFGELRRESEKVYFAGTSLGALLGLKLAIDEGWGVRAMALMATPLKFSWFERLAIPLVRYTPLRWAVKSIPKEVGLSVADPEGQKRYEELSLPAIPSRAVFQIADLQRELLPNLSKITNPVLLLHGLNDTVAPKENVELVKKNLSSDIVETIIMPNSRHVLTMDYDKDNVARAIVDFFERFA
- a CDS encoding polyprenyl synthetase family protein, with protein sequence MLSRIMSPVARELGMMESVLSAESAFGVPGADSVAMHVSEKAGKKIRPAVFLLAARALSNDGFEARAAEMAKIAAAIELVHTASLLHDDVLDESMTRRGRPSANALFGNRASILAGDLLWCRASEIIIKTENPRLLTEFVRAARRTTLGEMMEESSHNDRDAYLAMVEAKTGSLFSVAAHSAAIVTSSGEGLEEALSDYGSSLGIAFQIADDVIDSGDDKNPLTAKAVFMLGGKTDALKLALEFSERAKGRLAGLPPSGEIESLRLLADYAVSRAKQLHSF
- a CDS encoding helix-hairpin-helix domain-containing protein, whose translation is MRSKIVSKKVCMLLGLLAILVMAGNAAAATQATSFPVNVNTASVEQLMEVPGIGTAKANAIVDYRQQKQFESVADLVNVKGIGDKLLAKITPYVTVGGKTETAKPGTAGNSLN